The Gracilimonas sp. genome includes a region encoding these proteins:
- a CDS encoding slipin family protein, which translates to MESTEIFSGYITWLITIVVFIVLLAPQIFKILREYERAVVFRLGKFQSVKGPGLIVLIPFIDKVERVDLRVLTINVDRQEVITKDNVTVNVDAITFFRVVDAEAAVIQVERYIHATSMLAQTTLRSIIGQVELDELLANREKINKQIQQNIDTQTDPWGIKVVSVEVRDVVLPENMKRAMARQAETERDRRAKVINAEGEFQAAERLVDAAKMIETAPAALQLRFLQTMNEISEENATFAFLPLPMDFLEAFKSMADRGKSGNNKNDES; encoded by the coding sequence ATGGAGTCAACTGAGATTTTTTCTGGCTATATCACATGGCTGATAACCATCGTCGTTTTTATTGTGTTATTGGCCCCGCAAATTTTCAAAATCCTGCGCGAATATGAACGGGCGGTCGTTTTCCGGCTCGGTAAATTCCAAAGTGTAAAGGGCCCTGGACTGATCGTACTCATCCCCTTCATCGATAAAGTTGAGCGGGTTGACCTACGTGTTTTAACCATTAACGTGGACCGGCAGGAAGTGATCACCAAGGACAACGTGACTGTAAATGTAGATGCCATCACTTTTTTCCGGGTGGTTGATGCCGAAGCAGCCGTTATACAGGTTGAGCGCTATATACATGCTACTTCCATGCTGGCTCAAACCACACTGCGAAGTATTATCGGGCAGGTTGAACTGGATGAATTGTTGGCGAACCGTGAGAAAATCAACAAACAAATTCAGCAGAATATTGACACCCAAACCGATCCATGGGGAATAAAAGTAGTTTCTGTTGAGGTTCGCGATGTGGTTCTCCCTGAAAACATGAAGCGGGCGATGGCACGACAGGCTGAAACCGAGCGTGACCGACGAGCGAAAGTCATTAATGCGGAAGGTGAATTCCAGGCTGCTGAACGACTGGTAGATGCCGCTAAGATGATCGAGACAGCACCCGCTGCCCTACAGCTCCGTTTCCTTCAAACCATGAATGAAATCAGTGAGGAGAATGCTACTTTTGCCTTCCTCCCGCTACCGATGGATTTCCTCGAGGCCTTCAAGTCTATGGCCGACCGGGGTAAGTCAGGGAACAACAAAAATGATGAATCATAA
- a CDS encoding nodulation protein NfeD: MGIIKKISLFLLGLVLSSANAPSVLAQADSTAQTSVTVITVKGAIGPTTTNYIRRGLETARERGDEVLIIELDTPGGLLNSTQDIVQEMLASEMPIAVYVTPSGGNAGSAGTFITLAAHVAVMAPTTTIGAASPVSMGGQQQDTVMQKKIFNYSESFIENIAKERDRNTEWAKSAVRDGAAITETEALELNVIDFISQDLNELLVQMDGLVFEGDTLQTAKASINKEGETFAEQFFSFIMRPEIMLILTMVAIYGIVGEVTNPGAIVPGVAGVIALILLLYGSATMPINVAGFVLIGLAIVLFLIEAFTPTFGILITGGAVSFFLGALMLFQEFPKNMQLDWYWLVPATIMTAIFFGWIATSGIKAQFTGNRTGLESLIGKKAKVVDDVNEEGGRILISGEYWNAVTEGEEIESNEWCEIVRFEGLTVTVKPYTPNKEFDHGVN, translated from the coding sequence ATGGGCATAATCAAAAAAATATCACTGTTTCTTCTGGGGCTTGTTCTATCCTCTGCGAACGCTCCGTCTGTCTTAGCCCAAGCCGATTCCACGGCTCAGACATCCGTTACCGTAATCACTGTAAAAGGAGCGATCGGCCCTACAACTACCAACTACATCCGAAGAGGATTGGAGACTGCTCGCGAACGGGGTGATGAAGTACTGATTATCGAACTCGACACTCCCGGCGGACTCCTGAATTCCACACAGGATATCGTACAGGAAATGCTGGCTTCTGAAATGCCCATTGCCGTGTATGTAACTCCATCGGGTGGCAACGCAGGCAGTGCCGGCACCTTTATCACACTGGCAGCGCATGTTGCAGTTATGGCTCCTACAACCACTATTGGTGCCGCCTCGCCGGTTTCCATGGGAGGTCAACAGCAAGACACCGTGATGCAGAAAAAGATTTTTAACTACTCTGAAAGCTTCATCGAAAACATCGCTAAAGAGCGTGACCGGAATACGGAGTGGGCGAAGTCGGCCGTTCGGGACGGAGCTGCCATCACCGAAACCGAAGCGCTTGAGCTAAACGTAATTGACTTTATTTCTCAGGACTTGAACGAGCTTCTTGTGCAAATGGACGGCCTTGTGTTTGAAGGAGATACCCTGCAAACTGCAAAAGCCAGTATTAATAAGGAAGGCGAAACCTTTGCCGAACAATTTTTCAGCTTCATCATGCGGCCTGAAATTATGCTGATTTTAACGATGGTTGCCATTTATGGGATTGTGGGCGAGGTAACCAACCCGGGAGCCATTGTTCCGGGTGTTGCCGGAGTGATTGCCCTGATTTTACTACTTTACGGATCGGCAACCATGCCAATCAACGTGGCCGGCTTTGTGCTAATCGGGCTGGCGATTGTTTTATTTTTGATTGAAGCCTTTACCCCCACTTTCGGAATATTGATAACGGGCGGAGCGGTATCTTTTTTCCTCGGCGCCCTGATGCTTTTCCAGGAATTTCCCAAAAACATGCAGCTCGACTGGTACTGGCTGGTACCGGCAACCATTATGACCGCCATCTTTTTTGGCTGGATTGCCACTTCCGGCATAAAAGCCCAATTTACCGGAAACCGAACCGGGCTGGAGTCCCTCATCGGTAAAAAGGCAAAAGTTGTTGATGACGTCAATGAAGAAGGCGGCCGGATATTGATTTCCGGTGAATACTGGAACGCCGTAACCGAGGGAGAAGAAATTGAATCTAACGAATGGTGCGAGATCGTCCGTTTCGAAGGACTCACCGTAACCGTAAAACCATACACCCCAAATAAGGAGTTTGACCATGGAGTCAACTGA
- a CDS encoding mechanosensitive ion channel family protein — protein MLFIIPDLSAFQNQPQPRDEDLLANPRRAVHTFLHWQQSGHKNPDFVIKTMKLSDAGEAQKLQLASELLKVLDARGLLIDYDQIPANPNYTDSLSGLQQYILFSSLPEVYLIKSDQNQWVFSEATINRIPELYDDTFSGYVTLITDNLPNWAHNEWLGIEIWQYIAVFIWLLTGLILMKVFGFILDNYVKRLAQKTKFTWDDDLINSIEKPAAFIFLMIFFLLTYSNLQFSVNISYYLSAILEIVVSVGVVWLLYNLADVFSQYLSVLTSKTETQLDDQLVPLIRKTLRFFVVLMGVIAILQNNGYNVASLIAGLGIGGLAVALAARETLANFFGSVTILLDRPFKMGDWIKVGDVEGTVEEVGFRSTRVRTFYNSLVSVPNSNLANTDIDNLGLRQYRRLKTALNLTYSTTPEQMEAFVEGIKAIVKANKHFRQDMYEVHFNSFGAHSLDVLVYVFFDVPDWSTELQQRHNFFLEVLKLAKELGVEFAFPTQTLHMDSFYKDEPRKAGEDRSEEELASAVYQFGPDGEKKSAEGTRIFKDGEEIDFGANK, from the coding sequence ATGCTATTTATTATTCCTGACCTTTCTGCCTTTCAGAATCAGCCACAGCCCAGAGACGAAGACCTGCTGGCTAACCCAAGGAGAGCTGTTCACACCTTCCTGCACTGGCAGCAAAGCGGTCATAAAAATCCGGATTTTGTTATAAAAACCATGAAGCTTTCAGATGCCGGGGAAGCACAAAAACTGCAACTGGCCAGCGAACTTTTAAAGGTACTGGATGCCCGTGGCCTGCTTATAGACTATGATCAAATTCCCGCAAACCCCAACTACACCGACAGCCTCTCAGGGCTTCAGCAGTATATTTTGTTCTCCTCATTACCCGAAGTGTACCTGATAAAATCAGACCAAAACCAGTGGGTGTTTTCAGAAGCCACCATCAATCGCATACCTGAATTATACGATGATACTTTTTCGGGATATGTAACCCTGATTACCGATAACCTTCCCAACTGGGCACACAACGAGTGGCTGGGCATCGAAATCTGGCAGTATATCGCGGTGTTTATCTGGCTGCTTACCGGTCTTATTCTGATGAAAGTCTTCGGCTTCATCCTCGACAATTACGTTAAACGACTGGCCCAAAAAACAAAGTTCACCTGGGATGACGACCTCATCAACAGTATTGAGAAGCCGGCTGCTTTTATTTTTCTGATGATCTTTTTCCTGCTCACCTATTCCAATCTGCAGTTTTCGGTGAACATCAGTTATTACCTCTCCGCTATCCTCGAAATCGTCGTATCGGTCGGCGTGGTTTGGCTGCTTTATAACCTGGCCGACGTATTTTCGCAATACCTGAGCGTACTCACCTCAAAAACCGAAACCCAGCTCGATGATCAACTGGTTCCGCTCATCCGAAAAACCCTGCGCTTTTTTGTGGTACTGATGGGCGTCATCGCCATCCTTCAAAATAATGGATATAACGTGGCCTCGCTCATTGCCGGCCTGGGAATTGGTGGTTTGGCCGTAGCGTTAGCCGCCCGGGAAACGCTGGCCAATTTCTTTGGGTCGGTCACCATCCTGCTCGACCGTCCCTTTAAAATGGGTGACTGGATTAAAGTTGGGGATGTTGAAGGAACCGTGGAGGAAGTCGGCTTTCGTTCAACCCGTGTTCGCACCTTTTACAACTCGCTGGTGAGCGTACCGAATTCAAATCTCGCCAATACCGACATCGACAATCTTGGCCTGCGCCAATACCGCCGGCTGAAAACCGCCCTGAACCTGACTTACTCCACCACACCCGAACAAATGGAGGCTTTTGTGGAAGGCATCAAAGCCATTGTTAAGGCCAACAAGCATTTCCGGCAGGACATGTACGAAGTTCATTTCAACTCCTTTGGGGCGCATTCACTGGACGTATTGGTGTATGTGTTTTTTGATGTCCCCGACTGGAGTACCGAACTGCAGCAGCGTCATAATTTCTTCCTCGAAGTTCTGAAGCTCGCTAAGGAATTAGGTGTGGAATTCGCCTTCCCAACACAAACACTGCACATGGACAGCTTCTATAAAGACGAGCCCAGAAAAGCAGGTGAAGACCGTTCCGAAGAAGAGCTGGCTTCAGCGGTGTATCAATTCGGTCCGGACGGAGAAAAGAAAAGTGCGGAAGGAACCCGGATTTTTAAAGATGGTGAGGAAATCGATTTTGGGGCCAACAAGTAA